The Gordonibacter urolithinfaciens genome contains a region encoding:
- a CDS encoding peptidylprolyl isomerase produces the protein MGMIVKPLYTPRYVPTGNEVAVFETSKGTIRARLFGKDAPVTVGNFVELAQKGFYDHQNFHGRVEGDVVVGGCPVTRPLRPQQVRMAVREQLRGVHPGIGDAGYVIADEWEANQRNRHVEGSLSLAHKKDANTGSSQFFFSLADHPEYDDRFTVFGQVEEGLDVMHRLRIGDDIESVRVEGAAPLPSDEDLPETIVVDGEDGPQEVPNPAYQAMQALAHLLERKAVV, from the coding sequence ATGGGAATGATCGTCAAGCCGCTGTACACGCCGCGCTACGTGCCGACCGGCAACGAGGTGGCCGTGTTCGAGACAAGCAAGGGAACGATACGCGCGCGGCTGTTCGGGAAGGACGCCCCCGTCACGGTGGGCAACTTCGTGGAGCTGGCGCAGAAGGGCTTCTACGACCATCAGAACTTCCACGGTCGTGTGGAAGGCGACGTGGTGGTGGGCGGCTGCCCCGTCACGCGCCCGCTTCGTCCGCAGCAGGTGCGCATGGCCGTGCGCGAGCAGCTGCGCGGCGTGCACCCGGGCATCGGCGACGCCGGTTACGTCATTGCCGACGAGTGGGAGGCGAACCAGCGCAACCGCCACGTGGAGGGGTCGCTGTCGCTCGCGCACAAGAAGGATGCGAACACCGGCAGCTCCCAGTTCTTCTTCTCGCTGGCGGACCATCCGGAATACGACGACCGCTTCACTGTGTTCGGTCAGGTGGAGGAAGGTCTCGACGTGATGCACCGCCTGCGCATCGGGGACGACATCGAGAGTGTGCGCGTGGAGGGTGCCGCCCCTCTTCCGAGCGACGAGGACCTGCCTGAAACCATCGTCGTCGACGGCGAGGATGGTCCACAGGAGGTGCCGAACCCTGCCTACCAGGCCATGCAGGCGCTCGCGCACCTGCTGGAGCGCAAGGCCGTGGTGTAG
- a CDS encoding helix-turn-helix transcriptional regulator: MKSKTSAADATPDGQRAPSASPVRFSLDYLIVIAGFGLCRAWIVFSLSASVSSFEARADWVFLVAGAVAAALAALVMTRFVGSLPRMHERLTDIMLGLAASSALCIPAATCLDSASLLMLGLITGGAAAGLLQVMWGERFAAQDLYFSLACAPAAAVVTGLVLAMSSDGNLIAFIALPAASIVLLALECRRCGIVWKTGLPEGQMEDDPEESEAATEREGGGTSFSRARASHGYLRLDAPSTKLMVSIMVFSFLVRMLDAFPIAGDDPFDLLGGIGSFSLVVVGAVFLVLVFFIKDRMNISLVYRLSLPVMIGGLIALALVFGERAPLAVLLIATGYELFDILAWVLFGEIARRMGPGAAPYVFGVGVAYMFLGMAAGYVASAVMIPLVHEGVLQLSAVALVAVLCLVIIAFLVLPESVVSSIPLIKGAGRRAEKPTDEQEERPDPQLTLEQKCAGVAEACGLTPREREVLQFLARGRTLSIVARDLHIAKNTARTHIEKIYQKTDIHKQQDLIDFVESWEEN; encoded by the coding sequence ATGAAAAGCAAGACGTCCGCAGCCGATGCGACGCCGGACGGGCAGCGCGCTCCAAGCGCGTCACCCGTCCGGTTCTCGCTCGACTACCTTATTGTCATCGCGGGGTTCGGCTTGTGCCGGGCCTGGATCGTGTTCAGTCTCTCGGCGTCGGTCTCGAGCTTCGAGGCGCGCGCCGATTGGGTGTTCCTCGTGGCCGGCGCCGTGGCCGCGGCGCTCGCAGCCTTGGTCATGACGCGCTTCGTGGGCAGCTTGCCGCGCATGCACGAGCGGCTCACCGACATCATGCTGGGCCTTGCGGCGTCGTCGGCACTGTGCATCCCAGCGGCAACCTGCCTTGACTCGGCGTCGCTGCTCATGCTCGGACTCATAACGGGAGGTGCGGCGGCAGGCCTTCTGCAGGTCATGTGGGGAGAGCGCTTCGCCGCGCAGGACCTGTACTTCTCGCTCGCCTGCGCCCCGGCAGCCGCTGTGGTCACGGGTCTCGTGCTGGCCATGTCCTCCGACGGAAATCTCATCGCCTTCATCGCGTTGCCTGCCGCGTCGATCGTCCTGTTGGCTTTGGAATGCCGCCGTTGCGGCATCGTGTGGAAGACGGGGCTGCCAGAAGGCCAGATGGAGGACGATCCGGAGGAAAGCGAAGCCGCCACCGAGCGAGAAGGCGGAGGAACCTCCTTCTCGCGAGCCCGCGCATCGCACGGATACCTTCGCCTCGACGCGCCCTCAACGAAGCTCATGGTTTCCATCATGGTGTTCTCGTTCCTCGTCCGCATGCTGGACGCCTTCCCCATCGCCGGCGACGACCCCTTCGACCTGTTGGGAGGGATCGGATCGTTCAGCCTCGTTGTAGTGGGAGCCGTGTTCCTCGTGCTGGTGTTCTTCATCAAGGACCGCATGAACATCTCGCTCGTCTACCGCCTGTCGCTACCGGTGATGATAGGAGGGCTGATAGCACTCGCCCTCGTGTTCGGCGAGCGCGCCCCGCTGGCCGTGCTGCTCATCGCCACGGGCTACGAGCTGTTCGACATCCTGGCCTGGGTGTTGTTCGGCGAGATCGCGCGGCGCATGGGCCCGGGCGCCGCGCCGTACGTGTTCGGCGTAGGCGTGGCCTACATGTTCCTGGGGATGGCTGCGGGATACGTGGCGAGCGCCGTGATGATCCCCCTGGTGCACGAGGGCGTGCTGCAGCTGAGCGCCGTTGCGCTGGTTGCCGTGCTTTGCCTGGTGATCATCGCGTTCCTCGTGCTGCCCGAAAGCGTGGTATCCTCGATCCCCCTCATCAAGGGTGCCGGTCGCCGCGCAGAGAAGCCGACCGACGAGCAGGAGGAGCGTCCCGACCCACAGCTCACGCTGGAGCAGAAATGCGCAGGTGTGGCCGAGGCGTGCGGTCTGACGCCGCGCGAGCGCGAAGTGCTGCAGTTCCTGGCCCGGGGTCGCACGCTGTCCATCGTGGCGCGCGACCTGCACATCGCGAAGAACACCGCGCGCACCCACATAGAGAAGATCTACCAGAAAACCGACATCCACAAGCAGCAGGACCTCATCGATTTCGTGGAAAGCTGGGAGGAAAACTGA
- a CDS encoding FAD-binding protein, with product MSEISRRNFLKGAAVAGAAVAGSAALAGCSSGGSAASGDWMPKSWDYETDVVVVGYGGAGMWSSLVAADEGGSEVVILEKAPVEGGGNSRINNGEWTVIKDEKLFRDYCVAFGHGLIEEDMIDAYIGEATKHTDYADKYGMTYEVAEKALAGTIPEYWFLDDGKYAGCIGVSNVEGFGMTTFHELEAKRAELGLPIEIKFKCTEEHLVQNPDTKEIVGVRFLEDGTEKTIKARKGVVLCTGGFEFNEELKNTYLSIYPFKFEGWQYNTGDGIRMVEEVGAKLWHMNMVISTTAMWTRDPDYDFAIFASPQSDAFFTVNRLGKRYQNEAKTGGTAHNGWHTLMSFSDKIDDYDRIPSWQIFDQKGIDGGPMGTQQGGWFECGNYTTDLPDEIRAWDGWSDDNQVEIERGWVLKGDTLEELGQKIKDFDHWMDIDTLKETFAEYQAFCDAGKDARFDRELTAEENKLSESGPYYAISIYPGSCSTLGGPKKNVNAEVLDPAGNVIPRLYAAGSFGNFQAHSYGITGGNNSENMVWGRIAGRHCAGLEPWDKK from the coding sequence ATGAGCGAGATTTCACGTCGCAACTTCCTGAAGGGTGCCGCTGTTGCCGGTGCCGCCGTGGCCGGCTCCGCCGCGCTCGCGGGCTGCTCGTCGGGCGGATCGGCCGCCTCGGGCGACTGGATGCCGAAGTCGTGGGACTACGAGACGGACGTCGTCGTGGTGGGCTACGGCGGAGCGGGCATGTGGTCGTCGCTCGTCGCGGCCGACGAGGGCGGCTCCGAGGTCGTCATCCTGGAGAAGGCGCCGGTCGAGGGCGGCGGCAACAGCCGTATCAACAACGGCGAATGGACGGTCATCAAGGACGAGAAGCTGTTCCGCGACTACTGCGTGGCGTTCGGCCACGGCCTTATCGAAGAGGACATGATCGACGCCTACATCGGCGAGGCTACGAAGCACACCGACTACGCCGACAAGTACGGCATGACCTACGAGGTGGCCGAGAAGGCGCTCGCCGGCACCATCCCCGAGTACTGGTTCCTGGACGATGGAAAGTACGCGGGCTGCATCGGCGTGTCCAACGTCGAGGGCTTCGGCATGACCACGTTCCATGAGCTGGAGGCCAAGCGCGCCGAGCTGGGCCTGCCCATCGAGATCAAGTTCAAGTGCACCGAGGAGCACCTCGTCCAGAATCCCGACACCAAGGAGATCGTGGGCGTGCGCTTCCTCGAGGACGGCACCGAGAAGACCATCAAGGCCCGCAAGGGCGTCGTGCTGTGCACGGGCGGCTTCGAGTTCAACGAGGAGCTCAAGAACACCTACCTGAGCATCTATCCCTTCAAGTTCGAGGGCTGGCAGTACAACACCGGCGACGGCATCCGCATGGTGGAGGAAGTGGGCGCCAAGCTCTGGCACATGAACATGGTCATCTCCACCACGGCCATGTGGACGCGCGACCCCGACTACGACTTCGCCATCTTCGCCAGCCCGCAGTCCGACGCGTTCTTCACGGTGAACCGCCTGGGCAAGCGGTACCAGAACGAGGCCAAGACGGGCGGCACGGCGCACAACGGCTGGCACACCCTCATGTCGTTCAGCGACAAGATCGACGACTACGACCGCATCCCGTCGTGGCAGATCTTCGACCAGAAGGGCATCGACGGCGGCCCCATGGGCACGCAGCAGGGCGGCTGGTTCGAGTGCGGCAACTACACCACCGACCTGCCCGACGAGATCCGCGCGTGGGACGGCTGGTCCGATGACAACCAGGTCGAGATCGAACGCGGCTGGGTGCTCAAGGGCGATACGCTCGAGGAGCTGGGCCAGAAGATCAAGGACTTCGACCACTGGATGGACATCGACACGCTCAAGGAGACGTTCGCCGAGTACCAGGCCTTCTGCGACGCCGGCAAGGACGCGCGCTTCGACCGCGAGCTCACGGCCGAGGAGAACAAGCTCTCCGAGAGCGGCCCGTACTACGCCATCTCCATCTACCCCGGGTCCTGCTCTACGCTGGGCGGCCCGAAGAAGAACGTGAACGCCGAGGTGCTCGACCCGGCCGGCAACGTGATTCCGCGCCTGTACGCCGCGGGCAGCTTCGGCAACTTCCAGGCACACAGCTACGGCATTACCGGCGGCAACAACTCCGAGAACATGGTGTGGGGCCGCATCGCCGGCCGTCACTGCGCCGGCTTGGAGCCTTGGGACAAGAAGTAG
- a CDS encoding cytochrome c3 family protein — MTNETTNTARKGLMALAVAVVALSVALGTAAGCAPKQAGEGEGPAKAPKEDPMATQQVDWTMDIDCKTCHTTETETLADAQCPQASEHGDLACNQCHTLEAPLKEAHEGVTYADKPASKATVVTVDAATCQDPACHGTMADMAVQTADNTEFKDEKGKVQNPHEYVSNEQHDANPPTCTDCHKIHSKNLQKDAMMWCAQCHHKGVFQCGTCHELREREVA; from the coding sequence ATGACGAACGAAACGACGAATACCGCCCGCAAGGGCCTCATGGCCTTGGCCGTTGCCGTGGTGGCCTTGTCCGTGGCGCTGGGCACGGCCGCGGGCTGCGCGCCTAAGCAGGCGGGCGAGGGCGAAGGCCCCGCTAAGGCTCCGAAGGAAGATCCCATGGCCACCCAGCAGGTAGACTGGACCATGGATATCGATTGCAAGACCTGCCATACGACCGAGACGGAGACCTTGGCCGACGCGCAGTGTCCGCAGGCGTCCGAGCATGGCGACCTGGCCTGCAACCAATGCCATACCCTGGAAGCTCCCCTCAAGGAGGCGCACGAGGGTGTGACCTATGCCGACAAGCCCGCCTCTAAGGCCACGGTGGTCACGGTGGATGCGGCCACCTGCCAAGATCCGGCATGCCACGGCACGATGGCCGACATGGCGGTGCAGACCGCCGACAACACGGAGTTCAAGGACGAGAAGGGCAAGGTCCAGAACCCGCACGAGTACGTGAGCAACGAGCAGCATGACGCGAACCCGCCCACCTGCACCGACTGCCATAAGATCCATAGCAAGAACCTGCAGAAGGATGCCATGATGTGGTGCGCCCAGTGCCATCACAAGGGCGTGTTCCAATGCGGGACCTGCCATGAGCTGCGCGAACGCGAAGTGGCCTAG